Proteins encoded by one window of Engraulis encrasicolus isolate BLACKSEA-1 chromosome 23, IST_EnEncr_1.0, whole genome shotgun sequence:
- the LOC134439785 gene encoding uncharacterized protein LOC134439785, whose amino-acid sequence MYICPKCNMCFKQRHLREVHALSDQLDFTLICSQDGCPRTYQCINSFSKHLNRQHKCTNDFEDHQPYPQPYPQPDPLHATSSELPRQNEAEELSNNNCCAEGIVEPERSLTRPKGATARFVAKMYSGSNVSLTDVTRTVNNVKDLMESTVSGLQDSVISTLKSLGVPENDERVQSLMCDFESAKHTFDEIDTPHKMSTYFSDKLDMVQPKEIFLGHRTDTLRKDGQIKQVLAPDTCQYIPIIDTIQFLFCNDQMQQLYFQSKKRKDNKMTDYSHGSRFLLNPLSCLHPDFLQIQLYYDDVETTNPLGSKTKIHKMGAVYFVIRNLPQQFTSSLSHIHLCLLFNSIDRETYGLGKIMEPLLEDLRQLESCGVDINVNGQNHKLYGTITVLTADNLAMHTLCGYVESFSANKPCQFCLIDKEEMQTVS is encoded by the coding sequence ATGTATATTTGTCCAAAATGCAATATGTGCTTCAAGCAGAGGCACTTGCGTGAAGTGCATGCATTGTCAGATCAATTAGACTTCACTCTGATTTGCAGCCAGGATGGTTGCCCTAGGACATACCAATGTATTAATTCTTTTTCCAAACACTTGAATCGACAACACAAATGTACAAATGATTTTGAGGATCATCAGCCTTATCCACAGCCTTATCCTCAGCCTGATCCACTACACGCCACCTCATCAGAATTGCCTCGTCAAAATGAAGCTGAAGAGCTCTCCAACAATAACTGTTGTGCAGAGGGCATTGTTGAGCCTGAACGCTCTCTGACCAGGCCCAAGGGGGCTACAGCAAGATTTGTTGCAAAAATGTATAGTGGTTCAAATGTTAGCCTCACTGATGTAACCCGAACTGTAAACAACGTGAAGGACCTAATGGAATCTACTGTAAGTGGATTGCAAGATTCAGTCATTTCAACTTTAAAAAGTTTGGGTGTGCCAGAGAACGATGAAAGGGTGCAGTCGCTCATGTGTGACTTTGAGAGTGCCAAACACACGTTTGATGAAATTGATACACCCCATAAAATGAGCACATATTTCTCAGATAAATTGGATATGGTACAGCCTAAAGAGATTTTTCTCGGTCACAGAACAGATACATTACGAAAAGATGGTCAGATAAAGCAGGTTTTAGCACCTGATACTTGTCAATATATACCAATTATTGATACGATTCAGTTTCTCTTCTGTAATGATCAGATGCAGCAACTATACTTTCaaagcaagaaaagaaaagataacaAAATGACAGATTACAGTCATGGTTCACGGTTTTTGTTAAATCCATTGTCTTGCTTGCATCCTGATTTTCTTCAAATTCAGTTATACTACGATGATGTTGAAACAACAAATCCGTTAGGATCCAAGACCAAGATCCATAAGATGGGTGCAGTCTACTTTGTGATAAGGAACTTGCCACAGCAATTTACTTCATCTCTGTCTCATATTCACCTTTGCCTCCTCTTCAATTCCATAGACAGGGAGACGTATGGCCTTGGTAAAATAATGGAGCCTTTGCTGGAAGACCTTAGACAACTTGAGAGTTGTGGTGTTGACATAAATGTGAATGGGCAAAATCACAAGTTGTATGGGACCATAACAGTTTTAACTGCAGATAATTTGGCAATGCACACCTTGTGTGGTTATGTGGAGAGCTTTAGTGCTAATAAGCCTTGCCAGTTCTGTTTAATTGACAAGGAAGAAATGCAGACTGTGTcgtag